One genomic window of Eggerthella timonensis includes the following:
- a CDS encoding DUF302 domain-containing protein codes for MSESEARNLCLVEGRLPVDETVHRLKDELKARSIPVFATFDHARNAEDVGLSLRPTVVVVFGSPQVGTVLMQADQRISLELPLRIAVWEDEAGRTQLAFPAMKELAGRYGLGDQPIIAKMQQLLEGLANQAADNR; via the coding sequence ATGAGCGAATCGGAAGCGCGCAATCTCTGCCTGGTCGAAGGGCGTCTGCCCGTGGACGAGACGGTTCACCGCCTCAAGGACGAACTGAAGGCGCGCTCTATTCCCGTGTTCGCCACGTTCGACCACGCCCGGAACGCCGAAGACGTGGGGCTCAGCCTGCGTCCCACCGTGGTCGTGGTGTTCGGCTCGCCCCAGGTTGGTACCGTGCTCATGCAGGCCGACCAGCGCATATCGCTCGAGCTGCCCCTGCGCATTGCCGTTTGGGAGGACGAGGCGGGCCGCACGCAGCTCGCATTCCCCGCCATGAAAGAGCTCGCAGGCCGCTACGGGTTGGGCGACCAACCCATCATCGCGAAGATGCAGCAGCTTCTGGAGGGCCTGGCGAACCAGGCCGCCGACAACCGATAA
- a CDS encoding helix-turn-helix transcriptional regulator gives MGARTTTEPTSEGAEQSHAYRGISGTIRRYAPLWPLILGLAFGRAGLIVNSYGSYTSTDEGIFTDGAMLVALSVLALFLVALIVSKRTISKHTTNVVMRICVALEAFALVAMAAFDLLAVGGAAERFALSALCTLVSSGAIYYWLRRARGTSTTAAAVFVFVALIISEVEIYLCTLLPVFAGNFVAAVLVLLQYPCALWARKQRQPHAIVSPTQANDYFGFSKTMLQSKQFLAATALGIGCLSIVIGLLRGYPDGTSIAFTPVTRAAYGALTIGISAALVALVLKRRQHVMTIGIFVVMELLACFALIAYAAFPDMLDIGAVFTTTLNALMVGFTWYIIIAFMSYGWRDPYYYAIAGWLVWLGCRAVARIALLGTHELFSNDILMSAVMGAMVVVSTQVVFVQFLNIARHTAEEQDEQSARRQSMLKIMGLDEHESLADMRQASMKHNAEEMGKQFLLSDREIEVMALYALGYTQKRVAEELFITQGTAHAHIKRIYAKTGLHSRQEILDYLEQYAS, from the coding sequence TTGGGCGCACGCACCACAACTGAACCGACGTCCGAGGGCGCCGAGCAAAGCCATGCTTATCGCGGAATCAGCGGAACGATACGCCGTTACGCTCCGCTCTGGCCGCTTATCCTGGGATTGGCTTTCGGCCGAGCGGGCCTCATCGTCAACAGCTACGGCAGTTACACGAGCACCGACGAGGGCATCTTCACCGACGGCGCCATGTTGGTGGCACTGTCCGTTTTGGCGCTGTTCCTCGTCGCGCTGATCGTCAGCAAGCGAACCATCAGCAAGCACACCACCAACGTGGTCATGCGCATCTGCGTGGCGCTGGAAGCGTTCGCGCTCGTGGCGATGGCGGCGTTCGACTTGCTCGCCGTCGGCGGAGCAGCCGAACGCTTCGCGCTGAGCGCGCTGTGTACCCTTGTGTCGTCCGGGGCCATCTATTACTGGCTGCGCCGCGCTCGCGGTACGAGCACCACCGCCGCGGCGGTATTCGTGTTCGTCGCGCTCATCATCAGCGAAGTGGAAATCTACCTGTGCACGCTGCTTCCCGTGTTCGCCGGCAACTTCGTCGCGGCCGTGCTCGTGCTGCTGCAATACCCCTGCGCGCTTTGGGCGCGCAAGCAGCGGCAGCCCCATGCCATCGTATCGCCGACGCAGGCTAACGACTACTTCGGATTCTCCAAGACCATGCTGCAGAGCAAGCAGTTTCTCGCGGCGACCGCGCTGGGCATCGGCTGTCTTTCCATCGTCATAGGCTTGCTGCGCGGTTACCCCGACGGCACGTCCATCGCGTTCACGCCGGTGACACGCGCGGCCTACGGCGCCCTTACCATCGGCATCAGCGCCGCGCTCGTCGCGCTCGTGCTGAAGCGGAGGCAGCATGTGATGACCATCGGCATCTTCGTGGTCATGGAGCTGCTGGCATGCTTCGCCTTGATCGCGTACGCGGCGTTCCCCGACATGCTGGACATCGGCGCGGTGTTCACCACCACGCTCAACGCGCTGATGGTGGGGTTCACCTGGTACATCATCATCGCGTTCATGAGCTACGGCTGGCGCGACCCGTACTATTACGCCATCGCGGGATGGCTCGTGTGGCTGGGCTGCCGCGCCGTGGCGCGCATCGCGCTGCTGGGAACCCACGAGCTTTTCTCGAACGACATCCTCATGAGCGCCGTGATGGGCGCGATGGTGGTCGTATCGACGCAGGTGGTGTTCGTGCAGTTCCTCAACATCGCCCGGCATACCGCCGAGGAGCAGGACGAGCAGAGCGCGCGGCGCCAGAGCATGCTCAAGATCATGGGCCTCGACGAGCACGAGAGCCTTGCCGACATGCGCCAAGCATCCATGAAGCACAACGCCGAGGAGATGGGCAAGCAGTTCCTGCTGTCCGACCGCGAGATCGAGGTGATGGCGCTGTACGCGCTGGGCTATACGCAGAAGCGCGTGGCCGAGGAGCTGTTCATCACGCAGGGGACCGCCCATGCGCACATCAAGCGCATCTACGCTAAAACCGGCTTGCACTCCCGTCAGGAGATCCTCGACTATCTTGAGCAGTACGCGTCGTAG
- a CDS encoding acetamidase/formamidase family protein has translation MQVIEDQVIKFSKDNAPCATARPGDVLLFKTQDCFAGRIPSEDITMKDLNFSYGFTNPAAGPVYIEGAEPGDVLVVDIYDVQVADHGVIATDDHCGPLFETTDYRSKIIPIEGGMADFNGVKFPIDPMIGVIGTAPDGEDVIDGFVGAHGGNLDNKLITKGTRLYFPVRVPGALLQMGDVHATMGDAELCGTGIEIAADITVKVSLVKDFELNWPVLETFGPHGKWYVNASAQEFDEALMNGCKELQRLLMRITGWDAIDTYMYMSVQSDVELSQACKPCEVQLSLRVGTPKLVDFSPLVPQP, from the coding sequence ATGCAGGTCATCGAGGATCAGGTCATCAAGTTTTCCAAGGACAACGCGCCGTGCGCGACCGCCCGTCCGGGCGACGTGCTGCTGTTCAAGACGCAGGACTGTTTCGCCGGGCGCATTCCCAGTGAAGACATCACGATGAAGGACCTCAACTTCTCCTACGGGTTCACGAACCCGGCCGCCGGCCCCGTGTACATCGAGGGCGCCGAGCCGGGCGACGTGCTGGTGGTGGACATCTACGACGTGCAGGTGGCCGACCACGGCGTCATCGCAACCGACGACCATTGCGGCCCGCTGTTCGAGACGACGGACTATCGCAGCAAGATCATCCCCATCGAGGGCGGCATGGCCGACTTCAACGGCGTGAAGTTCCCCATCGACCCGATGATCGGCGTCATCGGCACCGCGCCCGACGGCGAGGACGTCATCGACGGTTTCGTGGGCGCGCACGGCGGCAACCTGGACAACAAGCTGATCACGAAGGGGACGCGCCTGTACTTCCCCGTGCGCGTGCCGGGCGCGCTGCTGCAGATGGGCGACGTGCACGCCACGATGGGCGACGCCGAGCTGTGCGGCACGGGCATCGAGATCGCAGCCGACATCACGGTGAAGGTGTCGCTCGTGAAGGACTTCGAGCTGAACTGGCCCGTGCTGGAGACGTTCGGCCCGCACGGCAAGTGGTACGTGAACGCGAGCGCGCAAGAGTTCGACGAGGCGCTGATGAACGGATGCAAGGAGCTGCAGCGCCTGCTCATGCGCATCACGGGATGGGACGCCATCGACACCTACATGTACATGTCGGTGCAGAGCGACGTGGAGCTCTCGCAGGCGTGCAAGCCGTGCGAGGTGCAGCTGAGCTTGCGCGTGGGCACGCCGAAGCTGGTCGATTTCTCGCCGCTGGTTCCGCAGCCGTAG
- a CDS encoding iron-sulfur cluster assembly scaffold protein, with protein sequence MEDEARNVYREVQDRHVLRTADVYQTEIEDGVTGYSDTLLSVVANFRNGGAPEGFNAQSMVGKSKRGEVALRLFAVIDPETETFVRVGFKARGCLAVTGCASVVCSMLEGCTFDEALAITTDDVKTALDGVPVDKVYTLHFAIEAIRALIGDYLAHRGATLEELDAVVPCNAMGIPCIICEHCSFRSTRVELKVAGA encoded by the coding sequence ATGGAAGACGAGGCGCGCAACGTATACCGCGAGGTGCAGGATCGCCACGTGCTGCGCACGGCCGACGTGTACCAAACCGAGATCGAGGACGGCGTGACGGGGTATTCCGATACGCTGCTGTCCGTGGTGGCGAACTTCCGCAACGGCGGCGCCCCCGAGGGGTTCAATGCCCAGAGCATGGTGGGCAAGTCGAAGCGCGGCGAGGTGGCGCTGCGCCTGTTCGCCGTCATCGACCCCGAAACCGAGACGTTCGTGCGTGTGGGCTTCAAGGCGCGCGGCTGTCTGGCCGTCACGGGGTGCGCCAGCGTGGTGTGCTCCATGCTCGAGGGATGCACGTTCGACGAGGCCCTGGCCATCACCACCGACGATGTGAAGACGGCGCTCGACGGCGTTCCCGTGGACAAAGTGTACACGCTCCACTTCGCCATCGAGGCCATCCGCGCCCTCATCGGCGACTACCTCGCGCACCGCGGCGCCACGCTCGAAGAGCTTGATGCCGTCGTCCCCTGCAACGCCATGGGCATCCCCTGCATCATCTGCGAGCATTGCTCTTTCCGCTCCACGCGGGTCGAGTTGAAGGTGGCAGGGGCGTAA
- a CDS encoding threonine aldolase family protein, with protein MLHFDSDYLEGAHPAILERLMATNLDQTSGYGTDEVCAAARDRIRAACACPDAAVYFLVGGTQANAAVADQILRPWEGIVSATTGHITAHEAGAVEACGRKTLPLPQHDGKLDAAEVRTLCEAYWGDENREHIVAPGAVYISHPTEYGTVYSLAELEALAQVCRDFDMRLFMDGARLGYGLAAVGTDVTLADIARLCDAFYIGGTKVGAFCGEAVVFTKPGLDDHFFTLMKKRGALLAKGRFLGLQFDVLFDQVEGELRYERIGRHAVELAQRIAEGFRAKGYELHLDSPTNQQFIVLDDETKARLAEHASFGFWERTPDGRTVVRFATSWATRPESVDELIALL; from the coding sequence ATGCTCCACTTCGACAGTGACTACCTGGAAGGCGCCCATCCCGCGATCCTCGAGCGCCTGATGGCCACCAACCTCGACCAGACGTCGGGCTACGGCACCGACGAGGTGTGCGCGGCCGCGCGCGATCGCATCCGCGCGGCATGCGCGTGCCCCGACGCGGCCGTGTACTTCCTCGTGGGCGGCACGCAGGCCAACGCGGCCGTCGCCGACCAGATCCTGCGGCCGTGGGAGGGCATCGTATCGGCCACGACCGGCCACATCACCGCGCACGAGGCCGGTGCCGTGGAGGCGTGCGGACGCAAAACGCTGCCGCTGCCCCAGCACGACGGCAAGTTGGACGCCGCCGAGGTGCGCACGCTCTGCGAGGCGTACTGGGGCGACGAGAACCGCGAGCATATCGTGGCACCCGGTGCCGTGTACATCTCGCATCCCACCGAATACGGCACCGTGTACTCCCTGGCCGAGCTGGAAGCGCTCGCGCAGGTGTGCCGCGACTTCGACATGCGGCTGTTCATGGACGGCGCGCGCCTGGGCTACGGCCTGGCCGCCGTGGGCACCGACGTCACGCTGGCCGACATCGCGCGTTTGTGCGACGCGTTCTACATCGGCGGCACGAAGGTGGGCGCGTTCTGCGGCGAGGCCGTCGTGTTCACGAAACCGGGGCTCGACGACCACTTCTTCACGCTCATGAAGAAGCGCGGGGCGCTGCTGGCGAAGGGACGCTTCCTGGGCTTGCAGTTCGACGTGCTGTTCGACCAGGTTGAGGGCGAGCTGCGCTACGAGCGCATCGGCCGCCACGCCGTCGAGCTGGCGCAGCGCATCGCCGAGGGCTTCCGCGCGAAGGGCTACGAGCTGCACCTCGATTCGCCCACGAACCAGCAGTTCATCGTGCTGGACGACGAGACGAAGGCGCGCTTGGCCGAGCATGCGTCGTTCGGCTTCTGGGAGCGCACGCCCGACGGCCGCACCGTCGTCCGCTTCGCCACCAGCTGGGCCACCCGTCCCGAAAGCGTGGACGAGCTGATCGCGCTGCTGTAA
- a CDS encoding 4Fe-4S binding protein, which translates to MPNLIDIAQRLAERPAVALLHEERCLPERDLGSTCARCAEACPVAAIVVGAGRGEDDAPAAAYGSVTKDGPTGPRIDDDACVRCGRCITACPTAALLAVAPLDDDTLLNASAAAGAAAGAVQQEEAPEDAEPSCAGFVCERAVRERVGRIDAERTVTLPCLAWVDEALIVHMACAGAQRIALLTAPCASCAHAAAVSALPQTADAAQRILDMWQLDAAVSIVDAVDDVAASDDEDAAGEVSRRGLFSQARSALMEAATDAASAQIDALAGRRAADAPAPEPDRRRWQLLDDLHDAGLPADGTVVPRTLAPRVDIDAERCSGCALCAGFCPTQALRKAGKADGGRTLLEFDAALCRDCGTCTDTCRYVAISREETLTVSELFALEPRAIRIPKRRVLPSRR; encoded by the coding sequence ATGCCGAATCTCATCGACATAGCGCAGCGCCTGGCCGAGCGACCGGCCGTGGCGCTGCTGCACGAAGAGCGCTGCCTGCCCGAGCGCGATCTGGGCTCCACCTGCGCGCGCTGCGCCGAGGCGTGCCCGGTCGCCGCCATCGTGGTGGGCGCGGGTCGCGGCGAGGACGATGCACCGGCCGCCGCGTACGGTTCCGTGACGAAAGACGGCCCCACCGGGCCTCGCATCGACGATGACGCATGCGTGCGCTGCGGCCGGTGCATCACGGCGTGCCCCACGGCTGCGCTGCTGGCGGTCGCGCCGCTCGACGACGACACGCTGCTGAACGCGAGCGCGGCGGCGGGAGCGGCGGCGGGCGCGGTGCAGCAGGAAGAAGCGCCCGAAGATGCCGAACCCTCGTGCGCGGGCTTCGTGTGCGAGCGAGCCGTGCGCGAAAGAGTCGGACGCATCGACGCCGAGCGCACGGTGACGCTGCCCTGCCTCGCCTGGGTGGACGAGGCGCTCATCGTGCACATGGCTTGCGCGGGCGCGCAGCGCATCGCGCTGCTAACGGCCCCTTGCGCCTCATGCGCGCACGCCGCCGCCGTGAGCGCGCTGCCGCAGACGGCGGACGCGGCTCAGCGCATCCTCGACATGTGGCAGCTCGATGCCGCCGTGAGCATCGTCGATGCCGTGGACGACGTAGCCGCGTCTGACGACGAGGACGCCGCGGGCGAAGTGTCGCGACGCGGCCTGTTCTCGCAAGCGCGTTCGGCGCTGATGGAAGCTGCCACCGACGCCGCATCGGCGCAGATCGACGCGCTGGCCGGCCGTCGCGCCGCCGACGCTCCCGCGCCCGAGCCCGACCGCCGACGCTGGCAGCTGCTCGACGACCTGCACGACGCGGGTCTTCCCGCAGACGGCACGGTCGTGCCGCGCACGCTCGCACCGCGCGTGGACATCGACGCCGAACGCTGCTCGGGCTGCGCGCTGTGCGCCGGCTTCTGTCCCACGCAGGCGCTGCGCAAGGCGGGCAAGGCCGACGGCGGGCGCACGCTGCTCGAGTTCGACGCGGCCCTGTGCCGCGACTGCGGCACCTGCACGGACACCTGCCGCTACGTTGCGATCTCCCGCGAAGAGACGCTCACCGTCTCCGAGCTGTTCGCGCTCGAGCCGCGCGCCATACGCATACCCAAACGCCGCGTGCTGCCCAGCCGCCGCTGA